A segment of the Acidobacteriota bacterium genome:
CCATCACGCAGACGTGCTGCAGCCGCTGCCAGCGGCTGAAGCGCTGCAGGGATCGCGTCATCGATTCACCGCCATTCGCCACAGGTGCAGCAGCATCTGCAGGATCAACCCGCCGATGATGAACGGAATGAAGACCGAATACCCGACCTTCACGGCGTAGACCGCCGGCGTGCGCTCCCAGCTCGGCTCGTAGTGCGAGAGCCATGCCTGCGAGAAGTTGGCGCTCGCCTTCGCGTGGCACTGCCGGCACGTCGTCGCGAGGTTCGCCTGGATGACTTTCGAGGTGCTGTCGCCGACGCGGGCAATGTCGTGCACGCCGTGGCAGTCCGAGCAGAGCGCGACGAAGGCCCGCCCGTCCGCCGCGTCCGTCCCCTTCCGGAGCGACGCGGTCTTGCCGTGGAAGTCGGCGACGTACGTCTTGAGGACGTTCGTCGACAGGCCGTACTTGCGCATCCGCTCCTCATCGGCGTGGCAGTTGCCGCAGATGTCCGGGCTCGCGGTCTTCCATCCCTTCTGGCGCGGGCCGCCGATGTCGTGCGTGCGGTGGCAGTCGGTGCACGTGGGCACGTCCGCCACGTTCTTCGCGGCGTCGCGGCCGTGCACGCTGGCCGCGTACGTCTTGGCGACCCCTTCGTGGCACTTCGCGCACGTGCCGGCGATCCTCGTCCGCGGCACGTCCGGCCGCGTCATGTCGTGGCCGCCATGGCAGTCCACGCAGACCGGCGCCATCAGGTCGCCGCGCCTGACCGCCGCGGCGTGGGCGCTGTCCAGCGTGCGCCGGTAGTCCGAGAAGTGACAGCGCTGGCAGCTCTCGGACATCGACGTCGCGAGCTGGCGCGCCGAGGCAAACCTCCGCCCGGCGTGCGGGATGTCGCGCTGCTGCGGGTGGCAGTCCGCGCATGTCACCTTGCCGCCGTGCACCGATTGTGCAACGGTGTCGCCGTCGATGCGCAGCGACTTGCTGGACCCGTCGCCAAACGTGATCGCGAGATCCGGCTCGGCGTGACAGGCAAGACATTCGCCGGCGGCCGGCGCCGGCGCGGGGGCAGGAGCCTGGGCGGCTGGCGGCAGCGCCAGTAAGAACGCGAACACCAGCGGTGGAGACATGGAAACCTCGTGGGATCCGTTGACGTCTTTAGCAACGGCACTGCCAGCGGGTCTTCGCGGCGCGTCGAGATATTCAGCACGTTTACGGCGCATTCGTCGCCTCGCTCCACCGCGCGTGCCGGATGGTCGATATCCGCAGCTGCCCCGCTGACGGCATTCCGGCAATTCCGCGCAATATCCGCGTGTCTTCTCGCGCCGGGAGTGGCACGCGTTACGCATGGTCGCGAGTCATGCTGCCCGTCGTCGCACTCGCGACGGCGCTGATTGCCCTCCCCGCGTCTGCGACCGTTGCGAATATTCAGAACATACGAACATCGACCCCGTTCCTGGCGGAACTGATCGCCGACACGCGCGCGCATTCTCAAACCTTCGCGGAGATGTTTGACCGCGTCGAGCGGTCGGACGTGATCGTCTACTTCGAGCCCAGCCAGCGCGCGGATTCCGGTCTGCGCGGCTGCGTGCACTTCATGGGCACCGCGGGCCGGTACCGTTACATCCGCGCCCAGATCAAGACGCTGATGAACCGGTTCGACGTCGTGGCCAGTCTGGCCCACGAACTGCAACACGCGATCGAGATTGCGGACCATCCCGAGGTACGCAGCGAGGAATCGCTGGCCGAGCTCTATCGCCGCATCGGCAGCGAGCGCGAGTGGCGCATGTTCGAAACCGATCGCGCGCAGACCACCGGCCGCGCGGTGCGCGCCGAGGTCCTGGCGGCCCCGTGACGCGGCGTCCCACATCCGCACACCACTAAACCCGCGAGCCCGCGCGCTCGT
Coding sequences within it:
- a CDS encoding cytochrome c3 family protein; translated protein: MSPPLVFAFLLALPPAAQAPAPAPAPAAGECLACHAEPDLAITFGDGSSKSLRIDGDTVAQSVHGGKVTCADCHPQQRDIPHAGRRFASARQLATSMSESCQRCHFSDYRRTLDSAHAAAVRRGDLMAPVCVDCHGGHDMTRPDVPRTRIAGTCAKCHEGVAKTYAASVHGRDAAKNVADVPTCTDCHRTHDIGGPRQKGWKTASPDICGNCHADEERMRKYGLSTNVLKTYVADFHGKTASLRKGTDAADGRAFVALCSDCHGVHDIARVGDSTSKVIQANLATTCRQCHAKASANFSQAWLSHYEPSWERTPAVYAVKVGYSVFIPFIIGGLILQMLLHLWRMAVNR